In the Diospyros lotus cultivar Yz01 chromosome 13, ASM1463336v1, whole genome shotgun sequence genome, GTGTCAGGTACCAGtgctcaaaagaaagaaaaagcagCTAAGTGGTGGAGTTgcgcagagagtgagagagagagagagagagagagagagtaaataAAACCTAATAAATTTTCACAACCTCCGAGCAGAAGCAGCCCTACCTCCCCACCACCCATTTCCACCCCCTTCCTCTCTCATGCCCTTccattaaaatacaaaatatgcTGCGCCAGAAAGCTTCTCCCAACAAACCCTAGAATCTCCCCAGTACCGGACAAACCACAAGCGTTTCAATCTTTCAGCTCAAAGTCCAGATCGGCCATGGCCAAACTTGGACCTTTCAGGTACTTCGCGGCCCTTTCATTcgccattttcttctttaaacCCATATTTGCAGATCCAAATCCGAGCTTTGCCTTCGAAAGTTTCGGGAAAGGGTCCAATTTTGAGTCCACAGTCTCCCTTCACGGCGACGCCCAGGTTGTTAATGGCGGCTCCTTGGTGGAAATTACTGGGTCTTCCAGTTTCAGTTCTGGGCGAGTCTTTTACAGGAAACCCATCAAGGTGGTGGACGGAAACCCTGGCAAAACGGCGTCTTTTTCGACGCGTTTCACGTTTTCGATGTCTCCTCGAAATGGGGACGGTTTAGCCTTTGTTCTGGTTCCCATTGGGTTCCCTCTGGACGTGTTCGACGGCGGCCCCTTTGGGCTGCTAAGTGAGAAGAAATTTAGGACTCTTGCTGTTGAATTCGATACATTTATGGATGATGAATTTGGTGATGTGAATGGCAACCATGTTGGAGTTGATGTCAACAGTGTAGTTTCGGTTAAAGTGGGCAACGCTTCTTCAATCAATTTGGTGCTGAATAGTGGTGAGAAATTGCAATCTTGGATCGATTACGAGGCGGGTTCGAAGCGGCTAGAGATTAGGCTATCTAAATTAGGGGGAATGAAACCAATCGATCCTTTGGTTTCTTGCCCAATTGATTTGTCTAGGATGTGGAAGGAAGAGGAGGTGTTTATAGGCTTAAGCTCGTCAAATGGGAATTCATCCCAGAGCTGTAATGTGCATTCATGGAGCTTTGAGCTCAGGGTCGTGCCCCACTGGATGCATTCGCAGCCTCTGGATCCCAAGGCTTTCTCGGAGAAGATGAAGGCCCTGCCCCTGCCTAAGAGGCGCAACTGCCTATCGAGAGTCCTGGCTGCGCTGATCTTCGGGACTGGATGTGGGGTTTTGGGGCTATTTGTTGTGATGTTTATATGGACCATGTTTGGGAATAGGCTGCCCGTGGTGCCAGAGGAGTATTCGCCGAATCCTGAGACATTGGAGCACAAAAAGTTGAAGGTAGTGGTAGAGAAAGCCATCGAAGATGGTAGGAATTAGGTGTTTGAATTAGTTTTAGGGCAGTCTTAAGTTCTTGTAAATCATTGTCCTTCAGTGCTTGTATTCTCTAGCTTTCATCTTGTTGCTGTAGTTTGATGATCAACCATCCATCCGAATGTGTTTATGTTGCATAGTGTTTCACAATGTTATGATCACTGAAATACAGCATCAAATTGGGCAAATACAATATCAAGTTGCTATTCTCTCACGACCGTGTTGATCCAAACTAAATTTAGTAAAGTCTGCCAAATGTTTGTTCTGATACGAAGAAACTTCCTCAATAGGAATTCCTGATTCTTTTTCTCCCTGGCATTTTGCTATAATTTGGATCCTTCActgttataattattttaattttctcttgattctTTCATCTAATTCTATGCGAATTATTTCTACTCAATAGAATCCTCTGTCGCGTTATAAAGTGAAATTCTTCTTAGATATAATAACCACCGATTTCTCGTGATTGTACAGTCGCTAGAAGAAGCATTTGTTTTCAGCTTTTTGCAACCTCCTACCTTACATTTCAGCCTTTAGCATTAAAGATGCAGAATTTCAGGAAAAAATTTAATGCAATGAATAAATTGAAGAACATATTTACACATATCCCAATACCTGTATAttgatatctatatatatatatatatatatatagagagagagagagagagagagagagagagagcaactgAAAATGGGAGGGCGacaggtaaaaataaaaaaacaaatttgctCCTACTTGAAAATCTGAGCTTTCTACATGAAAGATTGATTTTACCCGTTGATGCATTAAATCGCCGCCCTCCCATTCTCATCTACTCtatcaagatatatatatatatatactgtgtatgtatgtgcatatatgttatGTAAGTGTTGTGGGTTTTGAATTGTTTCTTAGAGAATACGATATTGTGCTTTCGTTACAGCTATGTATATTCAGATGGTCCAGCCCCACTCCAGCTAGCTAGCTTGCTGTGATATTGGTCTGGTCCCTACTGAAATTTATGATTTGACTTACCCCACCCTCTCCCCCCAATTCTGTGATAATTCAATTCCCCGTTGAGATTCTGTTGATTCTAACACTTCATCCACACCTCGTTGCCCattagccccccccccccccccccccccccccccccgggcggCGTGCTTTAGGAACAACCCATTCGATTTATGGAAACAGAAATGTCTTATCTAGAAGAGATTGATCACTTGTTAATTTGAGAGTATAGAAATTTGCAATCACATTcgatttatctaaaaattgaactAAGGGAAATGTTGGTCTCCTCTTAAGTTTAGGCGAACAAGTCCAAACAcctgaattataaaaaaaataaataaataaataaaactttgagAGAAAAGAGTAGGACCGGCAATGAATACCCAGTCTAATTGGGGATCCAGTAAACTTGCCGGGGAAAAAAAGTTCTAGCCCAAGTATAGGTTGAGGGCAAGTAaatagattaaatatttcttaaattttagtcATTTACCTAGACGaacactttttaaattttaaaatttgctCAATAACTCTGTAAACCTTTTAAAATTAGTTAGAACACCTTCTAAATTTTGGCATCAGTATGGGATTGTcatagttaattttaaaaaatttaaagactaGTCGGACGAGAATGTTGGacccaaaatttaaaatgtgtATAGGCAAATAAtcttaatttcaaataattttattttataaaataaatatataattttgtttttccgtCTGGAGGTGTAGAGGATTTTTGTCTAAAAAGATATGAAGAATTCCAAATGCTTCGATTTTCGTTACTTCTTGGCAGGCAAGTTGAAGTTGCAAAGCCTTAGTTCACATGATTTGGTCAACGAGGAAGAAGACCATATTTGACTATATGATAATTTATCTACTatgctttattttttacttttaaatcttggaattattttatatgtcaatttattatgttttgcaTTATTTCGTTCTTAGAAATTtagtaataatttaaaacacaTGATgataattacaaatcattttttaGGGATgaattacttttaaattttgggtAGAATACACTGATTGCTCAGGCTTAATTTAAGGGGCCacatctttgattttttttaaaaaattacactttatactcttaaaatttaaaaaattataatgccTTGTTCactgttaattaattaattatagatgGAGATggttattaatttcttttaaaatgccCTTAAAACTCTCTCCTCTCTTTGACGGCAATAATGAGGTGGTAGCTGCCACTTCCCTTGCTTACTGGACAATGTGGATTTTGGTAAGCCTTGACCACTGCCAACTCAGTATGACAGCGAGttgcatgtttatttatttatgtaccTGCTTAGTGGTGTGccacgataaaaaaaaaaaatgtcgagaaataaattaattaataaacaaatcaaTCTAATTTAATCGAAATGACCCAATAATTGAAGGTTGCATGAGATTCGCGACAAGTGACTAGCACAGCCCATGGGCCAGTAAAGAAGGCCACGAAGGCCCCCGCGAAAGGCAGCCTCGCGGCCCTGCCATTTGACTGTTGGAGGGGGGAACGGAGCCCAGCGGCCTTGACATGGCGATCGGAGACCCTCTCCTCCTCGGCAGCCCTATCATGGTAGCCACGGGGGGGCAGGGGAGGCAACCCCTGCAGGGCTGCCAGGGCCTCCGCTGTTGCAAGCTTGCCTCAGTCGCAACCTTAGGGAAACGTTTCCCTGAATGCCAGGTCCGGCGCAACTCGCAAATTAGGATAATTTTGACATTCAAAAATTCCTTCAAAAAGATAAACGACATATGTAAGATATAAACGTTATCTATAATAGTCTTAATCCTAACCTATTTAAGATTATTCCattcttctctataaataaaaagaccttcattacaaaaaatatgtcTCTCGTATTGGCAAAAATTATGCtctataatttttagtattctTAGTGTCTGATTTAAATATCAGAGTATTTATACAAGAACATTCCCACCctctttatttgttttattttttgcagaCTCAGGCGGCCAAACAACAATATTtccaatcaaataaattcattattgtatctTAACAACAACAATTGACGTCATATGTGGAAAACGTACAAAAAACCAATGAAGTAGTCTATGATAGCCCAAATGAGAAGCACCACTAACCAATAGAGCTAGGAGTAGAGGACCAACCCCTAGGGTATTCACTCGAGGCATAAGATGGTCTCTCACACCCCATGAGACCGCCACATGATAGTCCACCTCAAACCACTCAAGATTCTCAACCCTAGGGCTCTTTGGGGGCTTCTTTCCAAGGCCATCTAGGAGGCCCTTCCCAATGCCAACTGGGGATTCACTTTCAAGACTAGCTAGGATTCCCTTCCTAGGGCCAAATGTAGACTCACTCTCAAAACTAGCTAAGAATCCTCTCCTAGGGCTTATTGGGGGCTCACTCTCAAGACTAGTTAGGAATTCATCCCTAGGGCTAGTTAAGGGCTCACTCTCAAAACCATCTAGGAATCCACTCCTAGGTCTAGTTAGGGGTTCACTCTCAAGACTGGTTGGGAATCCATCCCCAAGGCCAAGTAGGAGACCACTCTCAAGATTAGTCGGGAACTCACCCCTAGGGTTGATGGGAAACTTGTCCCACAAGACTCATAAACCCAATCGAACAAACTCTTCTCATGGGGCCACAAGCGGAGTATGAAGCCTTGCAACACTAACATGAATAAGGAATGCAAACAAGACAAGAAGTTACTGGGTTGTTACAAAATATTACCCCACAAGTGGCACTACTGTTAACCCAGAGGAAGTTTGGGTCTAGCCAGATCCTTCTTCAAATGGGACAAGAGGAAAGTTTTGAGACTACATCGGAACCACAAAAAACTTGACCACATCCCATTCCTTCTCAAAGAACTTGTACCCAAGACCCTTCTCCTCCTTAAAGtctgttgtatcatatttttttatatatgagaaaatgtgtttgatgaaaaaacaTATCTTAgattgaaaaatctttatgtgaatctcatatttcgaaataaagttttcatatttcgaaacattcaTGAATAGTGTTTGGCGCAAATGTTCAAATAGTtgaaaatcccaaaattcatgcatcatgtttcgaaactaagtttgcatgtttcgaaacatcattctgccatatttctatgcatgtttcgaaatgccTTTTGAGAAAGTTTCAATGTTTGCTAAGTTTATAtactatatttcgaaacttatttgaaatctaagcatatgtttcgaaacctatatagtatattttgaaacctctATCATTTCTGTCAGTAGaacatttaaaaaatgtgttgcatatgttttaaaatatgttcttgaagtatgtttcgaaacattcataatatatttcaaaacatctgACTCTATCaacagaatatttgaaaaactgaTATGCTTTTGCATATTAATTCAAAAGctatttaaaagttattttttgaCTTAATCTCAATACCCTGatgtttcaatttcaaatattttgaagtggagaataaaacaaaatcattttatttttaaaacgttGTGTCTTACTCAATCTATCTCTAAGTGCATAACCAGTTGTAAAGGCtagatgtttcaaaacatgtgaTGTAAGTTTTGAAACCTTAGTGTGAAAATGtgttgtttcaaaacctataatgtgtgttttgaaacctactttatcatcttgtctctaacggttataattagccaaaattctatttcttagtatttatattagttctttgaagacaagaagtacCTCTTACAAGCACATACACGAGTATACAACAACAAGAGACATTGTCACATTCTcaagcacaagtgaacaaaAATCCTTtcaacaagctctcaaagaagaaaTCATTCAATCAATCATttgtgtgcattgtggtgtgaaaatgAGAAGCAAATTGAAACTGACATCTTATCCTTctaagctctcctcacctcataccaataggtttgtacAAACATTTGGTAAggtattttattacattaaaaattcttgggttgtaaaagataagtttcatttatctttttattgattgtaaggtttgagtttagtcGTAAAACTTAttgtggtgtaaggtttgagttgaatCATAAAAACTCATCGTATACAAGGTTTTAGGATAAACTGTGGTAAAACTCTTGTtatggttgatcactagtaaaagtgattgtgtttaaaaattcttcaagtgggtaagcttgaaggtagcgGACTAGGCGGGGTtctgaaccattataaatctcgtgtgcatttacttttcaattttatttaccTATTCTtattgttcatgctttcaaaagaaacgtttttcaaaagccaaaagtttcaaaataagcaaaacaatgaacaaggtttcaaaacatattatagtaagtttcaaaacatattatagtaagtttcgaaacatacttaacagaaatgttagtttcgaaacatactcactTAGGTtccgaaacatacttaacaaaaAAGTTAATTTCGAAACAAACTCTttgatatttcgaaacatagtgttctgCCATCAATAAGTCtttaatctatcaaaaaatttaccctaatcccaattcactcTCCCTCTTCtaatatatttgccatcatttggAACTAACAAAGTCGGgataagaaaaatgaggaaacaTCAAAAAGGTGCAAGGGAACCCAAAGAGATCCTCAAGAAAAGGAAATACCTCGAGACTGTCGAAAGCACATCTATTGATGAAGAACAAGTTTCGCCAAGGGGTCTTGTAAAAAAGATCAAAGAAATTGAGAACCCGTCAACATTTAGTGTTCGTGATGCAATGGATATGAAAAGAATAATCGAAAAAGTCTTGGAGTAGAAGAAGTTGTTGCCTACGTTAGAAGATCAACCTAAAAAGAAAATTCCTTTCGCCTCTACCATCATGGAGAAATCTTTGCCAAAAAAGTTCAAGATGCCCTAGATGGCTACGCACTTAGGCAAAGGCAACCCTAATGACCATATTTAGAATAATGAATCCCTCATGGTGTTATATGGATGGGAAGATGAAATTATGTGTTGAGTTTTCCCTCTAACCTTAGCAAATCACGCTCGAGCATGGTATAACAGTTTACCCACAAGCTTCATATTCACTTTCAAATAGCTGAGATCTGAATTTATTAAGGCATTCATTATCAAtaatcaaaggaaaaaagatgcAACTTATCTTCTTAGTATCAAACAAGGTAACAAAAATACCCTTCGAAGCTCAACTGAAGCTGACGGTTTCattcaaaaatcaagaaaaactaCCACGTTTTTAGCTTGAATCGAGCCtcaaggatagagggcttttgttctttaatttctagGGAGAATTTATGGAGAGTTTGGAGAGGAATGGTATAGGTTTTATGGGGTTTTAAGAAGTTGGTCGGAAAATTGGGGCTGCCAAAACTGCATCCTGCAATCGGCCATTTCGGTGAGTGTTTCGAGGCCTTTTCGATGAGTGTTTCATCCATCAAAAGACATCCCTAAAACCGGCTTGAGGAGTAATACAAAAGGGTGGAGGAAAAACAGTCATCGGAGACTGTTGCAGACCACTGGagccggagaagatgatgagCGTGAGCTTCACGCGCCAGTACACGTGTATGGCATGTGAGGGCACATAAGGTACTGTTTGGctctgaaattatttttataatttttgaaaaaatattttagaaatatttgtGTAAAAAGATTTGGTGAAATTAagtgttaggtatttattatgaattttctgaGAAAAGAAatgttatgaaaaataggaaaaaataagaaatattgaaatattgatttctatagaCGTAACTATAAACAGGAGACGATTTGACCGTTACAAGAAAGGATTGCACGACTATCGAGGCTTAGCATGCATATCAAAGGGCAAATCGACTTTTcgaataaggtgagtggttcgattccAATCTTACCATTTGTTTTGTAAATGGTTTGGTGTAAGTGTAGTGGGTTCAAGTGAGCcattttaccctcccgagcttaggttgcGTGTGTTGGACCAATTCCAGCAAacggttataccctccagaacttgggaTGTTTCTTGTAGGCGTTTTACTTAAGGATATTAGtatatgcatattgaacatgtggtgtATTGCATCAATTggttttacttataaaagagccAGTGCATgacgtgtgattttcatatcattgttATGTTAAATTCGTGTCGTTGTTATGTCCGTGGGGACAGGATAGGGTCTTTTTGAGGATGGAGCAAAGTTAATCCTGGTGATTAGGTGACGTGAATGGGCACCTAGGGATTAAGTATATCGCGGGAAGATCAATCCTAATGGGGTGATGTGGAATGATTTCCACTGGAGATTAAGTGTGCTAGTGAGATTTTTCAAGTTAGATGTGTTGTATGTTGTCATTGTCTGTATATGTCATACTCGTAAtcattcatgcattcagtaaactgtaTCATATCATCACTTAGATGCTTcgtcatctaatttgggttatacccctggaacatttagCATTCCAACCAGGGATATGGGCAGTTGATGGTTGATAATGTTTAGCATTCCAACCAGGGATATGGGCAGTTGATGGTTGATAATGTTTAGCGTGATAACTGTTGTATCATTTTAGAGTTGTAATACTTATTTTGACATATGTATGAACGATTGTGGTAGTCTACGgtattgttatattattatttttcacgGCGTAATACTATGATTCGTTTAGTTAAGActattaattttgttagttaaacgaacaaaattaaagttttcGAGATTTTGTgaacatgtgaagattgttcttgaaatcaccgcagATGTCAGCCatgaaaacatataaaaattgtTCTTGATGTACTGTACGTGAtgaactttaaaaaaaaaaaagaaaattcaagaattccCTTATCAACATGCCTGACCAGGCGAAATGTTACAGAATtgaatttaagtattaatttaacatatttggactattggcatgttgttttgtgtttaatttgaattgattaggaccgctaaaaaataaatattaaatttttatagtaataaaattataagttaaataaaataaattaaaattaaaatttactaataaataaataaaataaaaaaacaaatagagagTGATCAGACCAAGCACAATTTTTGaagtaaaacaaaaataaagaataaattatttataatattaataaagagtaataatctaataataatatctatatatatagatattatatatatataatttgcaactatatatatataatttgcaaACAAATGaccaaataaattattcaatagagGAACAAAGCCATGGCATAGCAAACTTAATAAGATGATTGTCATGATGAACAAAGACAAGATAACATGGTCCCAGGCAGCATTCTCTTTAGTGTTGCCAGAGACAGGCAAATCCAAACCTGCGAAACCACCATTACATCCattaaaataacatcaaaaaCCCAAAAATTCCCCATTAATAACCCTcctgctcttcttcttcatcctcgtACTCCCCTTCCTCATCAGCTGTCGCATCTTGGTACTGCTGATACTCCGAAACCAGGTCATTCATGTTGCTCTCGGCTTCTGTGAACTCCATCTCGTCCATGCCTTCCCCTGTATACCAATGCAAGAAAGCCTTCCTCCTGAACATGGCCGTGAACTGCTCGCTCACCCGCCTGAACATCTCCTGAATCGAGGTTGAATTACCGATGAAAGTTGCCGCCATTTTCAGGCCGGTGGGGGGTATGTCACAGACCGTTGACTTCACATTGTTGGGGATCCATTCAACGAAGTAGGAGGAGTTCTTGTTCTGGACATTGAGCATCTGCTCGTCGACTTCCTTCGTGCTCATCTTTCCCCGGAACATGGCCGACGCCGTCAGGTAACGGCCGTGGCGGGGATCGGCAGCACACATCATGTTCTTGGCGTCCCACATTTGCTGGGTGAGTTCAGGAACAGTGAGTGCCCTGTACTGCTGGGAACCCCGGGATGTCAGGGGCGCAAAACCCACCATGAAAAAGTGGAGCCGGGGGAAGGGGATGAGATTAACGGCGAGTTTCCGCAAATCGGAGTTCAGCTGGCCAGGGAAACGGAGACAGCAGGTGACGCCGGACATTGTTGCCGAAATCAGATGGTTTAAGTCACCAACtgcatataaaatatatgaacaCATAAGGCCCATAAACGCTTAAACAGTGACCTCCAAATGTTATAACAGTCTCCTCTACAACCGGGTTTAAACCTGTCCATACACAGGTTCCCGTCTTGCTTAAGAGTAGTCTTAAGGCACGAATTGAAGAACTTACAGCTGGGAGTGGTGAGTTTAAGGGTGCGGAAGCAGATGTCGTAGAGAGCCTCATTGTCAAGGACCATGCACTC is a window encoding:
- the LOC127787924 gene encoding lectin-like protein LEC; the encoded protein is MAKLGPFRYFAALSFAIFFFKPIFADPNPSFAFESFGKGSNFESTVSLHGDAQVVNGGSLVEITGSSSFSSGRVFYRKPIKVVDGNPGKTASFSTRFTFSMSPRNGDGLAFVLVPIGFPLDVFDGGPFGLLSEKKFRTLAVEFDTFMDDEFGDVNGNHVGVDVNSVVSVKVGNASSINLVLNSGEKLQSWIDYEAGSKRLEIRLSKLGGMKPIDPLVSCPIDLSRMWKEEEVFIGLSSSNGNSSQSCNVHSWSFELRVVPHWMHSQPLDPKAFSEKMKALPLPKRRNCLSRVLAALIFGTGCGVLGLFVVMFIWTMFGNRLPVVPEEYSPNPETLEHKKLKVVVEKAIEDGRN
- the LOC127788991 gene encoding tubulin beta-2 chain, which gives rise to MREILHIQGGQCGNQIGAKFWEVICAEHGIDATGRYHGDSDLQLERINVYYNEASCGRFVPRAVLMDLEPGTMDSIRSGPVGQIFRPDNFVFGQSGAGNNWAKGHYTEGAELIDSVLDVVRKEAENCDCLQGFQVCHSLGGGTGSGMGTLLISKIREEYPDRMMLTFSVFPSPKVSDTVVEPYNATLSVHQLVENADECMVLDNEALYDICFRTLKLTTPSFGDLNHLISATMSGVTCCLRFPGQLNSDLRKLAVNLIPFPRLHFFMVGFAPLTSRGSQQYRALTVPELTQQMWDAKNMMCAADPRHGRYLTASAMFRGKMSTKEVDEQMLNVQNKNSSYFVEWIPNNVKSTVCDIPPTGLKMAATFIGNSTSIQEMFRRVSEQFTAMFRRKAFLHWYTGEGMDEMEFTEAESNMNDLVSEYQQYQDATADEEGEYEDEEEEQEGY